Proteins from one Salmo salar chromosome ssa07, Ssal_v3.1, whole genome shotgun sequence genomic window:
- the si:dkey-33c9.6 gene encoding active breakpoint cluster region-related protein isoform X1, producing MCTCHPFPACAVQGAAFEIMVKINIMVNQHDTHSQSPHPDTHGYCYRYISAMEVFKEAVDYLETQHIPVEAVGGTGPDPLEDDVFPEEDVFSPLQTGSMDLPDTPVLRTPEDMLVRRLMVLRTVLDSEKIYLNELETLLMPMKALKATAGTSQPVLSSQQVRSVFYQVPELRDLHRDFYTCLRDRLGPLGPQIHPETDPGQGPGKEQGQMGFHLTVGDLFLKIVSQLGVYRGFIDNYESAVEIVRRCTQTDQRFRILAESMMFYNGSDKSKTEYTFEALLYKPLDRITKTTLVLHDLLKHTPQTHGDHPVLLEALRLSQSFLSGVNEGSQCKQEVTLSRGMRRQLMRDGFVVDMCEGGRNLCHLFLYTDLLLCTKLKGGAQGKQAHYRFCWYLPLAGLKLHWGPEMERTTDTHQRIHTMRAKMYVLRHELRQIMKNVPLKSLASRTTERGRKKMEQLELMFLTHSPFLPLELHSPSGKSHTLVMSSLYELEEWREAIHKLTGDNIETIPPDLLTLTSSCVKLRMTQQPPLHSILPQSEEESLCGTLSVAIHSACGLQQPASVYVCVELDGFEFYESQAQTHSSVSSLSPHWDQEFSFQVDGAQNLRVLVVLQPEVGESCEDRVLGKTSIQLDPALLQKRWRRQTVSLGQVVVTLSLKYYPHPLDRPSLAPAQQQRIFCMPIGTVAQQEGVLVPHVVRCCVEEVERRGMEEVGIYRLSAATSDINNLKTAFNTNLREAVSRLRCVDVNAVSGILKLYFRELPEPLIPTELFQSFTKALDIPDLSSRSVSMLSLLQSCPSVNQNTFLFLLHHLKRVSDRQELNKMPLMNLATVFGPSLLRPPAAVQGQSSPPVDISQEVVVQVQVVYSYLQCDNLPAAQTCIPHDTATTEED from the exons ATGTGTACGTGTCATCCGTTTCCTGCCTGCGCTGTCCAAGGTGCTGCATTCGAGATTATGGTTAAAATCAACATTATGGTTAACCAACATG ATACACACTCTCAGTCGCCTCACCCAGACACCCACGGATATTGTTACAGATATATCAGCGCAATGGAGGTATTCAAGGAGGCAGTGGATTACCTGGAGACACAGCATATCCCAg TGGAGGCTGTCGGTGGTACAGGGCCTGATCCACTGGAGGATGATGTGTTCCCAGAGGAGGATGTGTTCTCCCCCCTCCAGACAGGCAGCATGGACCTGCCCGACACCCCC GTCCTGCGTACCCCGGAAGATATGCTGGTCAGGAGGCTCATGGTCCTGAGAACGGTGCTGGACAGTGAGAAGATCTACCTCAATGAACTAGAGACACTGTtaatg CCTATGAAGGCCTTGAAGGCCACAGCAGGGACGTCTCAGCCAGTTCTATCCAGCCAGCAGGTCCGATCTGTGTTCTATCAGGTGCCAGAGCTCAGAGACCTGCACAGAGACTTCTACACTTGCCTGAGGGACCGCCTGGGGCCACTGGGGCCACAAATACACCCAGAGACAGACCCGGGGCAGGGGCCGGGGAAAGAGCAGGGGCAAATGGGCTTCCACCTAACTGTTGGAGACCTCTTCCTTAAGATT gtgagccAGCTAGGTGTGTATCGTGGTTTCATAGATAACTATGAGAGTGCTGTGGAGATCGTGAGGAGGTGTACTCAGACTGACCAGCGCTTCAGAATACTGGCTGAG AGTATGATGTTTTATAATGGATCAGACAAATCTAAGACTGAATACACCTTTGAGG CTCTCCTGTACAAGCCTCTGGACAGAATCACCAAGACAACCTTAGTGCTGCAT GACCTGTTGAAGCACACTCCACAGACGCATGGTGACCACCCCGTGCTGCTGGAGGCTCTGAGACTGTCCCAGAGCTTCCTGTCTGGGGTCAACGAGGGGTCACAGTGCAAACAAGAGGTCACCCTCAGCAGGGGCATG cggCGTCAGCTGATGCGTGATGGCTTCGTGGTGGATATGTGTGAGGGGGGGCGTAACCTTTGCCATCTCTTCCTGTACACTGACCTGCTGCTGTGCACCAAACTCAAGGGCGGGGCCCAAGG TAAGCAGGCCCACTACAGGTTCTGTTGGTACCTGCCTCTAGCTGGACTGAAACTCCACTGGGGACCAGAGATGGAgcgcaccacagacacacaccagcgCATACACACCATGAGAGCTAAGATGTACGTCCTCAGACACGAACTGCGACAGATCATG aAGAATGTCCCACTGAAGTCCTTGGCCAGTCGAACTACAGAGCGAGGCAGGAAGAAGATGGAGCAGCTTGAACTGATGTTTCTCACacactctcccttcctccccctggaACTACACAGCCCCAGCGGCAag AGCCACACTCTGGTGATGTCATCTCTGTATGAactagaggagtggagagaggccaTCCACAAACTCACCGGAGATA ACATAGAAACGATTCCTCCAGATCTGCTCACCTTGACCAGCTCCTGTGTCAAACTGAGAATGACCCAACAGCCTCCCCTACACAGCATACTGCCTC aaaGTGAGGAGGAGTCTCTATGTGGGACTCTCAGTGTAGCCATTCACTCTGCCTGTGGATTACAACAGCCAGCCA gtgtgtatgtgtgtgtggagttggaTGGCTTTGAGTTCTATGAGAGCCAAGCCCAGACCCATTCCTCTGTCAGCAGCCTCAGCCCTCACTGGGACCAG GAGTTCTCATTCCAGGTGGATGGGGCTCAGAACCTCAGGGTGCtggttgtgttacagccagaGGTAGGAGAGAGCTGTGAGGACCGAGTCCTTGGCAAGAcctccatacag CTGGACCCAGCCCTCCTACAGAAGCGATGGAGGAGACAGACCGTATCTCTAGGCCAGGTGGTTGTGACTCTGTCTCTAAAGTACTACCCTCACCCTCTAGACCGGCCCAGTTTGGCCCCCGCCCAGCAACAGCGTATCTTCTGCATGCCTATTGGAACTGTGGCACA ACAGGAGGGAGTCCTGGTGCCACATGTGGTGCGTTGCTgtgtagaggaggtggagaggagagggatggaggaggtgggCATCTACAGGCTATCAGCAGCTACCAGTGACATCAACAACCTCAAGACTGCCTTCAACAcca ATCTGCGTGAGGCAGTGTCCAGGTTGAGGTGTGTAGATGTGAATGCTGTCTCAGGTATACTGAAGCTCTACTTCAGGGAGCTACCGGAACCCCTTATACCTACAGAGCTGTTTCAGAGCTTCACCAAGGCGTTGg ACATCCCAGACCTGAGCTCCAGGAGTGTGTCCATGTTGTCTCTGCTCCAGTCCTGTCCCTCCGTCAACCAAAACACGTTCCTGTTCCTACTCCACCACCTCAAACG AGTGTCAGATAGACAGGAATTGAACAAGATGCCTCTGATGAACCTGGCCACTGTGTTTGGTCCCAGTCTACTGCGCCCCCCTGCggctgttcaggggcagagcag
- the si:dkey-33c9.6 gene encoding active breakpoint cluster region-related protein isoform X2 codes for MEVFKEAVDYLETQHIPVEAVGGTGPDPLEDDVFPEEDVFSPLQTGSMDLPDTPVLRTPEDMLVRRLMVLRTVLDSEKIYLNELETLLMPMKALKATAGTSQPVLSSQQVRSVFYQVPELRDLHRDFYTCLRDRLGPLGPQIHPETDPGQGPGKEQGQMGFHLTVGDLFLKIVSQLGVYRGFIDNYESAVEIVRRCTQTDQRFRILAESMMFYNGSDKSKTEYTFEALLYKPLDRITKTTLVLHDLLKHTPQTHGDHPVLLEALRLSQSFLSGVNEGSQCKQEVTLSRGMRRQLMRDGFVVDMCEGGRNLCHLFLYTDLLLCTKLKGGAQGKQAHYRFCWYLPLAGLKLHWGPEMERTTDTHQRIHTMRAKMYVLRHELRQIMKNVPLKSLASRTTERGRKKMEQLELMFLTHSPFLPLELHSPSGKSHTLVMSSLYELEEWREAIHKLTGDNIETIPPDLLTLTSSCVKLRMTQQPPLHSILPQSEEESLCGTLSVAIHSACGLQQPASVYVCVELDGFEFYESQAQTHSSVSSLSPHWDQEFSFQVDGAQNLRVLVVLQPEVGESCEDRVLGKTSIQLDPALLQKRWRRQTVSLGQVVVTLSLKYYPHPLDRPSLAPAQQQRIFCMPIGTVAQQEGVLVPHVVRCCVEEVERRGMEEVGIYRLSAATSDINNLKTAFNTNLREAVSRLRCVDVNAVSGILKLYFRELPEPLIPTELFQSFTKALDIPDLSSRSVSMLSLLQSCPSVNQNTFLFLLHHLKRVSDRQELNKMPLMNLATVFGPSLLRPPAAVQGQSSPPVDISQEVVVQVQVVYSYLQCDNLPAAQTCIPHDTATTEED; via the exons ATGGAGGTATTCAAGGAGGCAGTGGATTACCTGGAGACACAGCATATCCCAg TGGAGGCTGTCGGTGGTACAGGGCCTGATCCACTGGAGGATGATGTGTTCCCAGAGGAGGATGTGTTCTCCCCCCTCCAGACAGGCAGCATGGACCTGCCCGACACCCCC GTCCTGCGTACCCCGGAAGATATGCTGGTCAGGAGGCTCATGGTCCTGAGAACGGTGCTGGACAGTGAGAAGATCTACCTCAATGAACTAGAGACACTGTtaatg CCTATGAAGGCCTTGAAGGCCACAGCAGGGACGTCTCAGCCAGTTCTATCCAGCCAGCAGGTCCGATCTGTGTTCTATCAGGTGCCAGAGCTCAGAGACCTGCACAGAGACTTCTACACTTGCCTGAGGGACCGCCTGGGGCCACTGGGGCCACAAATACACCCAGAGACAGACCCGGGGCAGGGGCCGGGGAAAGAGCAGGGGCAAATGGGCTTCCACCTAACTGTTGGAGACCTCTTCCTTAAGATT gtgagccAGCTAGGTGTGTATCGTGGTTTCATAGATAACTATGAGAGTGCTGTGGAGATCGTGAGGAGGTGTACTCAGACTGACCAGCGCTTCAGAATACTGGCTGAG AGTATGATGTTTTATAATGGATCAGACAAATCTAAGACTGAATACACCTTTGAGG CTCTCCTGTACAAGCCTCTGGACAGAATCACCAAGACAACCTTAGTGCTGCAT GACCTGTTGAAGCACACTCCACAGACGCATGGTGACCACCCCGTGCTGCTGGAGGCTCTGAGACTGTCCCAGAGCTTCCTGTCTGGGGTCAACGAGGGGTCACAGTGCAAACAAGAGGTCACCCTCAGCAGGGGCATG cggCGTCAGCTGATGCGTGATGGCTTCGTGGTGGATATGTGTGAGGGGGGGCGTAACCTTTGCCATCTCTTCCTGTACACTGACCTGCTGCTGTGCACCAAACTCAAGGGCGGGGCCCAAGG TAAGCAGGCCCACTACAGGTTCTGTTGGTACCTGCCTCTAGCTGGACTGAAACTCCACTGGGGACCAGAGATGGAgcgcaccacagacacacaccagcgCATACACACCATGAGAGCTAAGATGTACGTCCTCAGACACGAACTGCGACAGATCATG aAGAATGTCCCACTGAAGTCCTTGGCCAGTCGAACTACAGAGCGAGGCAGGAAGAAGATGGAGCAGCTTGAACTGATGTTTCTCACacactctcccttcctccccctggaACTACACAGCCCCAGCGGCAag AGCCACACTCTGGTGATGTCATCTCTGTATGAactagaggagtggagagaggccaTCCACAAACTCACCGGAGATA ACATAGAAACGATTCCTCCAGATCTGCTCACCTTGACCAGCTCCTGTGTCAAACTGAGAATGACCCAACAGCCTCCCCTACACAGCATACTGCCTC aaaGTGAGGAGGAGTCTCTATGTGGGACTCTCAGTGTAGCCATTCACTCTGCCTGTGGATTACAACAGCCAGCCA gtgtgtatgtgtgtgtggagttggaTGGCTTTGAGTTCTATGAGAGCCAAGCCCAGACCCATTCCTCTGTCAGCAGCCTCAGCCCTCACTGGGACCAG GAGTTCTCATTCCAGGTGGATGGGGCTCAGAACCTCAGGGTGCtggttgtgttacagccagaGGTAGGAGAGAGCTGTGAGGACCGAGTCCTTGGCAAGAcctccatacag CTGGACCCAGCCCTCCTACAGAAGCGATGGAGGAGACAGACCGTATCTCTAGGCCAGGTGGTTGTGACTCTGTCTCTAAAGTACTACCCTCACCCTCTAGACCGGCCCAGTTTGGCCCCCGCCCAGCAACAGCGTATCTTCTGCATGCCTATTGGAACTGTGGCACA ACAGGAGGGAGTCCTGGTGCCACATGTGGTGCGTTGCTgtgtagaggaggtggagaggagagggatggaggaggtgggCATCTACAGGCTATCAGCAGCTACCAGTGACATCAACAACCTCAAGACTGCCTTCAACAcca ATCTGCGTGAGGCAGTGTCCAGGTTGAGGTGTGTAGATGTGAATGCTGTCTCAGGTATACTGAAGCTCTACTTCAGGGAGCTACCGGAACCCCTTATACCTACAGAGCTGTTTCAGAGCTTCACCAAGGCGTTGg ACATCCCAGACCTGAGCTCCAGGAGTGTGTCCATGTTGTCTCTGCTCCAGTCCTGTCCCTCCGTCAACCAAAACACGTTCCTGTTCCTACTCCACCACCTCAAACG AGTGTCAGATAGACAGGAATTGAACAAGATGCCTCTGATGAACCTGGCCACTGTGTTTGGTCCCAGTCTACTGCGCCCCCCTGCggctgttcaggggcagagcag